The Anaeromusa acidaminophila DSM 3853 genome contains a region encoding:
- a CDS encoding GGDEF domain-containing protein gives MSGGGKPREEGELINSVFAVQMNIYLTLLLVSIAIHACLKLERRERGNPLFLVLLLLTLLILVLETFSVFFAAPEYQRVGGLQKIIEVLGFALAPLLPFCISLYSQQRVFRYDSSQNRKWSRLSLPLLLNLVIATVSYFLSPAGTDVAYGEVRSNLLASFSYLTTGFYYFVNLLVIYVGRWKVTREEVVVLGLLSGIPLLFSLFQLSHFIWSGVTIALVINYVYIVHNQAKRDPLTGLANRMAYEEYLASFRRRTGRSLAAINIDLDDFKRINDSFGHHEGDHALQLFARELSATFAGKGLAVRLGGDEFLVLLEEERQEVLQQYVANLKERIESRIKECQLPYAIHFSYGLTTLDEGYRSVREMVEHSDALMYEKKQGKAGRARKRPF, from the coding sequence ATGAGTGGAGGCGGAAAGCCGCGGGAAGAAGGTGAGCTTATCAATTCGGTGTTTGCCGTACAAATGAATATTTACTTGACGCTGCTATTGGTAAGCATTGCGATTCATGCCTGCCTGAAGCTGGAGCGACGCGAGAGAGGAAACCCGCTCTTCCTGGTGTTATTATTGTTGACCTTGTTGATTCTGGTTTTGGAAACGTTCAGTGTCTTTTTCGCAGCTCCAGAATATCAACGAGTTGGCGGCCTTCAAAAAATTATAGAAGTACTGGGCTTTGCCTTGGCGCCATTACTTCCTTTTTGTATTTCGCTGTATTCGCAACAACGTGTTTTTCGCTATGATTCGTCTCAAAACCGAAAGTGGTCAAGATTGAGTTTGCCTTTGTTGCTAAATTTAGTGATTGCGACGGTTAGTTACTTCCTGTCCCCGGCGGGGACGGACGTGGCTTATGGAGAAGTCCGAAGCAATCTGTTAGCGTCTTTTTCTTATTTGACGACTGGATTTTATTATTTTGTAAATCTTCTCGTGATTTATGTAGGTCGCTGGAAAGTGACGCGAGAAGAAGTGGTGGTATTAGGCCTGCTTTCAGGCATTCCCTTGCTTTTTTCTCTATTTCAATTGTCGCATTTTATTTGGTCCGGCGTGACGATTGCGCTAGTCATTAATTATGTCTATATTGTTCATAATCAAGCGAAACGAGATCCATTGACCGGCTTAGCTAATCGTATGGCCTATGAAGAATATCTGGCTTCCTTTCGTCGGCGAACCGGCAGAAGCCTGGCGGCAATCAACATTGATCTGGATGATTTTAAACGCATTAACGATTCTTTTGGACACCATGAAGGCGATCATGCACTGCAACTTTTTGCGCGAGAATTGTCGGCTACGTTTGCGGGTAAAGGCTTGGCTGTACGGTTGGGCGGCGATGAGTTCCTGGTCTTACTTGAGGAAGAACGGCAGGAAGTATTGCAGCAATATGTAGCGAATTTGAAAGAACGCATTGAATCGCGCATTAAGGAATGTCAGCTCCCGTATGCCATCCACTTTAGTTATGGACTTACCACGCTTGATGAAGGATATCGCAGCGTACGCGAAATGGTCGAACATAGCGATGCGCTTATGTATGAAAAAAAGCAGGGCAAAGCGGGCAGGGCGAGGAAAAGACCGTTCTAA
- the hemB gene encoding porphobilinogen synthase yields MFTGKFPTVRMRRNRSDEWNRRLVAENRLSVDDLIWPIFIREEVGEPEEIKSMPGQFRVGLDRLVEHVGPAVELGIPAIALFPVVPGDKKDAMGSEAINPDNIICQAAKKLKRAFPEIGLIGDVALDPYTDHGHDGILCNGYVDNDRSVNILAQQALLLAKAGIDIIAPSDMMDGRVAAIRSALDEEEMIHTRIMSYAAKYASGFYGPFREALGSGKSLKNNKKTYQMDSANAEEALREVAMDLEEGADMVMVKPGLPYLDIIQRVKSRFAVPTFAYQVSGEYAMLMSAIRNEWLDPKIVIGESLLAFKRAGCDGILTYFALDIAKQLRNE; encoded by the coding sequence ATGTTTACAGGAAAGTTCCCAACAGTACGTATGCGAAGAAATCGCAGTGATGAATGGAATCGTCGTTTAGTTGCTGAAAATCGATTATCGGTTGATGATTTGATTTGGCCTATATTCATACGCGAAGAGGTAGGAGAGCCTGAAGAAATTAAATCAATGCCAGGACAATTTCGTGTAGGCTTGGATCGGTTAGTGGAACACGTGGGGCCGGCGGTTGAGCTTGGTATTCCGGCAATTGCGCTATTTCCAGTTGTGCCTGGTGATAAAAAAGATGCAATGGGCAGTGAGGCAATAAATCCCGATAATATAATTTGCCAAGCCGCGAAGAAACTTAAGCGTGCTTTCCCTGAGATTGGTTTAATCGGGGATGTTGCACTTGATCCATATACAGATCATGGGCACGATGGTATTTTGTGTAATGGCTATGTGGATAACGATAGAAGTGTAAATATATTAGCTCAACAAGCGCTTTTACTTGCGAAAGCCGGTATAGACATTATTGCTCCATCGGATATGATGGATGGGCGTGTTGCGGCGATTAGAAGCGCATTAGATGAAGAAGAAATGATTCATACAAGAATTATGTCATACGCTGCAAAATATGCATCTGGATTTTATGGCCCCTTTCGTGAAGCATTGGGTTCAGGGAAGTCTCTTAAAAATAACAAGAAGACTTACCAGATGGACTCGGCTAATGCAGAGGAGGCGTTGCGAGAAGTTGCCATGGATTTAGAGGAAGGCGCTGATATGGTGATGGTTAAACCGGGTCTTCCTTATTTGGATATCATTCAACGAGTGAAGTCTCGATTTGCTGTGCCTACATTTGCCTATCAAGTTAGTGGGGAATATGCGATGTTAATGTCTGCTATTCGAAATGAGTGGCTTGATCCCAAGATTGTTATTGGAGAGAGTTTGCTTGCTTTTAAACGTGCGGGTTGTGATGGTATACTCACTTATTTTGCCTTAGATATAGCAAAACAGTTGCGCAATGAATAG
- a CDS encoding methyl-accepting chemotaxis protein — protein MVMKVRRIFQPGIFIMSRFRLMAKFLMVSLILVVLLSVALFQFFSGNYASKDFSQKEVYGVEYAQLSQRLTRHIQEYWFLQKEGAANLVEADLIELKKLDQTYEHVLDSSQENKQVSKNIEECEALWHKVEKGNTNSYENLSAALTTLHTNISDNSNLTLDPDLDSYYCMDVVMFRSLAIAESLYKIREVVAAQPPEGLSYSERKKLIALSSQLAILVDTVNTDMQTGSEFNEVKGQSILKDIGVPIKDFTKIQSKFLKKLDEELEKEKGYVQLDFPDIDQAISANDQLFASIGGALWNLCNARVLQYEQQANIVIIAILVSLPVLAYVCIALVLSITNAVSIIGENLEKIQNGDLSVHIELHSQDELSSISKGINRMLAHMRDILQRISAQSEGLIIASKELSVSSEQSALLADDVADATSQVSRGIEMLSASTEELNASAGNVEANIEKMALFSEEGRSVAENIKERAETLEGNAHASRTRAVSLYDEMNKSMLRSIDESKIVEEISSMVEVIATISKQTNLLALNAAIEAARAGESGKGFGVVAEEVRKLAEASATAVGEIQSMTQAVQNTISKLVESSQEILGFINGTVNEDYNSFVKVGEQYKEDAKAFFDTTENISAQLQQVSHEVKEISQVIESVAEVILENSSQAQGISLNTAGVSEKMKSIQSSSVSLEQIAGKMGSLVVQFKL, from the coding sequence ATGGTGATGAAGGTAAGGCGGATTTTTCAACCAGGAATTTTTATTATGAGTCGATTCCGCTTAATGGCTAAGTTTTTGATGGTGAGCTTAATTTTAGTAGTGTTACTGAGCGTCGCGCTCTTTCAGTTTTTTTCGGGGAATTATGCAAGCAAAGATTTTTCACAAAAAGAAGTATATGGGGTTGAGTATGCTCAATTATCTCAACGATTAACTAGGCATATTCAAGAGTATTGGTTTTTGCAAAAAGAAGGTGCGGCTAACCTTGTAGAAGCGGATTTGATCGAGCTGAAAAAGTTAGACCAAACGTATGAACATGTTTTAGATTCTTCTCAAGAAAATAAACAAGTATCAAAGAATATCGAAGAATGTGAAGCGTTATGGCATAAAGTCGAAAAAGGAAATACGAATTCATATGAAAATTTGTCAGCGGCGCTTACAACGTTGCATACCAATATCTCTGATAACTCCAATTTAACCCTAGATCCGGACTTGGATTCGTATTATTGTATGGATGTAGTGATGTTTCGCAGCCTTGCTATTGCGGAATCTCTATACAAAATTAGAGAAGTTGTAGCAGCTCAGCCGCCGGAAGGATTATCATACAGTGAGCGGAAAAAACTAATTGCCTTGAGCTCCCAGTTAGCAATTTTGGTTGACACTGTTAACACCGATATGCAAACAGGAAGCGAATTTAATGAGGTGAAAGGTCAAAGTATACTGAAAGACATTGGGGTTCCAATAAAAGATTTCACGAAAATCCAAAGCAAATTTTTAAAGAAGCTTGATGAAGAGCTTGAAAAAGAAAAAGGCTATGTTCAATTGGATTTTCCAGACATTGATCAAGCCATTTCCGCGAATGATCAGTTGTTTGCCTCCATAGGAGGAGCTTTGTGGAATTTATGTAATGCGCGTGTACTGCAATACGAGCAGCAGGCGAATATAGTCATTATTGCTATTCTTGTTTCACTGCCTGTCTTAGCGTATGTATGTATTGCATTAGTTTTATCCATTACTAATGCTGTTTCTATAATTGGAGAGAATCTAGAAAAAATTCAAAATGGAGATCTGTCGGTACATATTGAACTGCATTCGCAAGATGAATTGAGTAGTATCTCCAAAGGGATTAATCGAATGCTTGCTCACATGAGAGATATTTTGCAAAGAATATCCGCACAGTCAGAAGGGTTGATTATTGCTTCTAAAGAGTTGTCAGTTAGTTCCGAGCAATCAGCATTGTTGGCTGATGATGTAGCAGATGCTACGTCGCAAGTGTCACGAGGGATAGAAATGCTTTCGGCTTCTACGGAAGAATTAAACGCTTCTGCTGGAAATGTGGAAGCTAATATTGAAAAGATGGCTCTTTTTTCCGAAGAGGGACGAAGTGTTGCGGAAAATATCAAAGAGCGTGCAGAAACACTAGAGGGAAATGCGCACGCTTCCAGAACAAGGGCAGTTTCGTTATACGATGAAATGAATAAAAGTATGCTTCGCTCTATTGATGAGTCCAAAATTGTTGAAGAAATATCCTCTATGGTGGAAGTAATTGCAACTATTTCGAAGCAAACTAATTTGTTGGCTCTGAATGCAGCGATTGAAGCGGCGAGAGCTGGAGAAAGCGGCAAAGGATTTGGCGTTGTCGCGGAGGAGGTTCGAAAGCTGGCGGAAGCGTCTGCGACGGCGGTAGGAGAGATTCAGTCAATGACGCAAGCTGTCCAAAATACGATATCAAAATTGGTGGAAAGCAGCCAAGAGATACTAGGGTTTATCAATGGAACCGTAAATGAAGATTATAACTCCTTTGTTAAAGTAGGAGAACAATATAAGGAAGATGCAAAAGCTTTTTTTGATACGACGGAAAATATTAGCGCTCAA